A stretch of the Zeugodacus cucurbitae isolate PBARC_wt_2022May chromosome 6, idZeuCucr1.2, whole genome shotgun sequence genome encodes the following:
- the LOC128922706 gene encoding protein toll-like — protein MYIKRAYILSGLILNTFFVLGLAAESNLIELIDQSLHPEHCPSYEGISCSCYFSAFCEINEEFSDIYVSLDSKGRQMLVVCPRETKLNINLLNNSSYLEAKNCKDIYIEHALKRQRIYIDELNKLILIYNSQLAVTNIELIFQNILKLQIIVKSTDEIDFTPFEFDFIDLDAKVLSLYVQSSKNKRTLTQDYFRHFAEIRQLDLDRNNMPVLDSNLLEPLTQLNYLNLSSNEISELPSKLFEKQRKLIILDLSYNLLTHLPPKLFTQTVLLKQLKLNGNGLHHTENLMATLEPLHYLHWLDLSENKLKTILWEKLLPNFSPDIPLVLEPDLDYSSMLQNYTRNQKLNVTLVDLSHNRLCEFDMDWLIKAGIKRDFRINLAHNSIKSIYTLTNLPNTIDNFVREIKMAGNPVVCDCSLAWIYKSNYRALFTGLQCKQTSNELLTDVAQLRRDELCAWQPIFCPTNCDCYAQSDFLTINCNGRHLDVIDKLPRPEQVNRTSSILDISVNQLTFLPPNTTFGYANVTQLNASYNRITNVSIFQLPANLTVLDLCSNRLTALSADLLHALLNDSDKLQFLYLSGNDWWCNCSVEHLLYTVRAQQRRIPDVELLDCVNLQSVSLLTAKVDDLCKVVVNGEGSPFVIASVTTATVVIIISLLFIALFYKYNMEVKVWLHAHNILTCCIHESELDRNKKFDAFISYAHQDADFVNHTLLPRLEECEDPPFLICTHERNWLPGAYIPEQIIESVDQSRRTIIVLSHHFIESDWARMEFRTAHQSSLNEGRTRIIIVKYGEITNNELLDKELRAYLQMNTYLDWEDTRFWEKLRYAMPHKGVGRERNTDMLEVNGRMYVMGQAELSDFREESV, from the coding sequence atgtatataaagcgcGCTTATATACTAAGTGGTCTAATATTAAACACCTTTTTTGTGTTGGGCCTGGCTGCCGAATCGAACTTAATCGAACTTATCGATCAATCGCTTCACCCTGAGCATTGCCCTTCGTATGAAGGAATCTCTTGTTCATGTTATTTCAGTGCTTTTTGTGAAATTAACGAGGAATTCAGCGATATTTACGTGAGCTTAGATTCAAAGGGGCGCCAAATGTTAGTGGTTTGTCCAAGAGaaacaaaactaaatattaatttgctgaACAACTCAAGTTATTTGGAAGCGAAAAATTGCAAAGacatatatatagaacatgctTTGAAACGACaacgtatatatatagatgaacTGAATAAACTAATTTTGATCTATAATTCGCAACTTGCTGTTACAAATATTGaacttatatttcaaaatattcttaaactacaaataattgtaaaatccACAGATGAGATTGACTTTACACCATTTGAATTCGATTTTATAGACTTAGATGCGAAAGTTCTTTCGCTTTACGTACAAAGTTCAAAGAATAAGCGCACCTTGACGCAGGACTATTTTCGACACTTCGCCGAGATCAGACAACTTGATTTAGACAGAAATAATATGCCAGTGTTGGACTCAAATCTCCTTGAACCACTTACTCAATTAAATTACCTGAATTTGAGCAGCAATGAAATTAGTGAATTGCCATCGAAACTATTTGAAAAGCAGCGTAAACTTATAATACTGGATCTTAGTTACAATTTATTGACACATCTACCACCAAAACTCTTCACCCAAACAGTTTTACTGAAGCAGTTGAAACTGAATGGCAATGGTTTGCACCACACCGAAAATCTTATGGCAACTCTAGAACCGTTGCATTATCTACATTGGCTAGACTTAAGCGAGAACAAGCTGAAAACTATTTTATGGGAGAAATTATTACCAAATTTCAGTCCCGATATACCTTTGGTTTTGGAACCAGATCTCGATTACAGCAGTATGTTGCAAAATTACACACGAAACCAAAAGCTTAATGTGACGCTAGTCGATTTGAGTCACAATCGTTTGTGCGAGTTTGATATGGATTGGCTAATTAAAGCTGGCATTAAACGCGATTTTCGCATAAACTTAGCGCATAATTCTATTAAAAGCATATACACCTTAACAAATTTACCAAATACAATTGACAATTTTGTGCGCGAAATCAAAATGGCCGGCAATCCTGTTGTGTGCGATTGCAGCTTAGCTTGGATTTACAAATCTAATTATCGCGCGCTTTTTACTGGTTTGCAGTGTAAACAGACGTCAAATGAACTACTAACGGATGTCGCACAGTTACGACGCGATGAGCTGTGCGCTTGGCAACCGATATTTTGTCCCACAAACTGCGACTGTTACGCACAATCCGACTTCCTGACCATCAATTGTAACGGTAGACACCTCGACGTTATCGACAAGCTGCCACGCCCCGAACAAGTTAATCGCACGAGTTCAATACTCGATATTAGTGTTAATCAGCTGACTTTTTTGCCGCCAAACACCACCTTCGGCTATGCCAACGTTACGCAACTCAACGCCTCATACAATCGAATCACAAATGTCAGCATTTTCCAACTGCCTGCCAATTTAACGGTTTTAGATCTATGTAGTAACCGTTTAACGGCTTTAAGTGCTGATTTGTTGCACGCTCTACTCAATGACAGCGACAAACTACAGTTTTTGTATCTGAGTGGAAATGATTGGTGGTGCAATTGTTCTGTGGAGCATTTGTTGTACACCGTCCGTGCACAACAGCGACGTATACCCGATGTCGAGTTGCTAGACTGTGTTAATCTACAAAGTGTTTCACTGCTCACCGCAAAAGTGGACGATTTGTGCAAAGTTGTGGTTAACGGTGAAGGTTCGCCATTTGTGATCGCAAGTGTCACAACCGCAACAGTAGTCATTATTATTTCACTGCTGTTTATCGcactattttataaatataatatggaaGTGAAAGTCTGGCTACATGCTCACAATATATTGACCTGTTGTATACATGAATCCGAATTGGATAGGAATAAAAAATTCGATGCTTTCATATCGTATGCCCATCAAGATGCTGACTTCGTCAACCATACCCTACTGCCGCGACTTGAAGAGTGTGAAGATCCACCATTTCTTATATGCACACACGAACGTAATTGGCTGCCGGGGGCCTATATACCGGAACAAATTATCGAATCGGTCGATCAGTCGCGTCGCACGATCATAGTGCTGTCGCATCACTTCATCGAATCGGATTGGGCGCGCATGGAGTTTCGCACAGCGCATCAGAGCTCGTTGAATGAGGGTCGTACGCGCATAAT